From a single Stackebrandtia endophytica genomic region:
- the narI gene encoding respiratory nitrate reductase subunit gamma, whose translation MTALSFLLWGVLPYVVLAIFIGGTVWRYRYDRFGWTTRSSQLYESRLLRIGSPMFHFGILVVIIGHVVGLLIPQSWTLALGVSDTAYHIVALSLGLVAGIATLAGIALLIWRRRTVGPVFTATTNNDKTMYLVLVAAILAGLAATGLSAIAELRGTPEVDYRQTVSVWFRSIWVLQPDVSAMSAASTAFKAHVLVGLALFTLFPFTRLVHAFSAPVGYLFRPYIVYRTRDTTEDQSRRPIHRGW comes from the coding sequence ATGACCGCACTGTCGTTTCTACTGTGGGGTGTTCTTCCCTACGTGGTGCTGGCGATCTTCATCGGCGGCACCGTGTGGCGGTACCGATATGACCGATTCGGCTGGACCACTCGATCCTCACAACTGTATGAATCCCGGCTGCTGCGTATCGGCAGTCCGATGTTCCACTTCGGCATCCTGGTGGTCATCATCGGACACGTCGTCGGCCTGCTCATCCCGCAGTCGTGGACGTTGGCGCTGGGTGTCTCCGACACCGCCTACCACATCGTGGCGTTGTCACTGGGACTCGTCGCGGGGATCGCCACGCTGGCCGGCATCGCGCTACTGATCTGGCGGCGACGGACCGTCGGGCCGGTCTTCACCGCCACCACCAACAACGACAAGACGATGTACCTGGTATTGGTCGCGGCCATCCTCGCGGGGCTCGCCGCGACCGGACTGTCGGCCATCGCCGAACTGCGCGGCACGCCGGAGGTCGACTACCGGCAGACCGTGTCGGTGTGGTTTCGCAGCATCTGGGTGCTGCAACCGGACGTCTCGGCGATGTCGGCGGCCAGCACCGCGTTCAAGGCGCATGTACTCGTCGGCCTGGCACTGTTCACGCTGTTCCCGTTCACCCGGCTGGTTCACGCCTTCAGCGCACCCGTGGGATACCTGTTCCGTCCCTACATCGTCTACCGGACCCGCGACACCACAGAGGACCAGAGCAGGCGACCCATCCACCGGGGTTGGTGA
- the narJ gene encoding nitrate reductase molybdenum cofactor assembly chaperone, with protein MMERAVIRMAAAMLLQYPDRRFAERLPLVEEALIEQPASPAVTGLVEFTARCRRRPSAELAADYVATFDLRRRSTLHLTYYTDGDTRRRGPALARLNRVYRDAGWLPPTDELPDHLTVILEFSAHAPDIGERILGELRPSVELLRLALADSPYAVVLDAVGDTLPACDAAQRDQALLLAESGPPGEAVGLDPYPRPTSPGQPRSTVPVALGMPSSRDGSPR; from the coding sequence ATGATGGAACGAGCGGTCATCCGCATGGCGGCGGCCATGCTGTTGCAGTATCCCGACCGGCGATTCGCGGAGCGTCTGCCACTGGTCGAGGAGGCGTTGATCGAGCAACCCGCGTCGCCGGCGGTCACCGGATTGGTCGAGTTCACCGCGCGGTGCCGACGACGCCCCTCAGCGGAGCTGGCCGCCGACTACGTCGCGACCTTCGACCTGCGTCGACGCAGCACCCTGCACCTGACCTACTACACCGACGGCGACACCCGGCGACGTGGACCCGCGTTGGCGCGGCTCAACCGGGTCTACCGCGACGCCGGATGGTTGCCGCCCACCGACGAACTACCCGATCACCTCACCGTGATCCTGGAGTTCAGCGCCCACGCACCCGACATCGGTGAACGCATTCTCGGGGAGCTGCGCCCCAGCGTGGAACTGCTGCGGCTCGCGCTGGCCGATTCGCCGTACGCGGTGGTCTTGGACGCCGTCGGTGACACGCTTCCGGCCTGTGATGCGGCGCAACGTGATCAGGCGCTGCTGTTGGCCGAGTCCGGGCCACCGGGCGAAGCCGTCGGCCTCGACCCCTACCCGCGACCGACGAGCCCCGGACAACCCCGGTCGACTGTGCCGGTGGCCCTGGGAATGCCGAGTTCACGGGACGGGAGCCCACGATGA
- the narH gene encoding nitrate reductase subunit beta, producing the protein MAQREPRPIGRVMAQVAMVMNLDKCIGCHTCSVTCKQAWTNRSGVEYVWFNNVETRPGQGYPRRYEDQERWQGGWKRTAGGRLKLVAGGKLKKLATIFANPKLPRLQDYYEPWTYDYDNLVNAPLGDDFPVARPQSLITGKPTEITWSANWDDDLGGAPQLATQDPVVQQLGERVRMEFAETFMFYLPRICEHCLNPSCVASCPSGAMYKRAEDGIVLVDQDRCRGWRMCVTGCPYKKVYFNHKTGKAEKCTLCYPRVEVGMPTVCSETCVGRLRYLGVILYDVDRVGEAAAVENPHDLYESQLDLFLDPMDQRVRQAALRDGIPQHWIDSAARSPIYTLAKRFRLALPLHPEYRTMPMVWYIPPLSPVVDALSRTGHDGEDADNLFAAIDTLRIPVEYLAELFSAGDPAPVTAALQRLAAMRSHMRAVNLEQTPDPDIADRVGLTARDITDMYRLLALAKYDDRYVIPTAYGVDDADRGVIEEMGCSLDFEGGPGMSGFSASGALGEASGRATPATVENFHALRIRQSSDDHGDLSGRVNLLNWDGNGRPPGLFPDNDKSQP; encoded by the coding sequence ATGGCGCAACGAGAGCCCCGCCCGATCGGCCGAGTCATGGCACAGGTCGCGATGGTGATGAACCTGGACAAGTGCATCGGCTGCCACACCTGTTCGGTCACCTGCAAACAGGCCTGGACCAACCGCAGCGGCGTCGAATACGTGTGGTTCAACAACGTCGAAACCCGTCCCGGTCAAGGATATCCGCGTCGGTACGAGGACCAGGAGCGCTGGCAGGGCGGCTGGAAACGCACCGCCGGTGGGCGACTCAAACTCGTCGCCGGCGGGAAGTTGAAGAAACTCGCCACCATCTTCGCCAACCCGAAGCTGCCCCGTCTCCAGGACTATTACGAGCCGTGGACCTACGACTACGACAACCTGGTCAACGCCCCACTGGGTGATGACTTTCCGGTGGCCCGACCCCAGTCGTTGATCACCGGCAAACCGACCGAGATCACCTGGAGCGCCAACTGGGACGACGATCTGGGCGGCGCGCCGCAGCTGGCCACCCAGGACCCGGTGGTGCAGCAACTGGGCGAGCGGGTCCGCATGGAGTTCGCCGAGACGTTCATGTTCTATCTGCCCCGCATCTGCGAACACTGTCTCAACCCCTCCTGTGTGGCCAGTTGTCCCAGCGGAGCGATGTACAAGCGCGCCGAGGACGGCATCGTGCTGGTCGACCAGGATCGCTGCCGAGGGTGGCGCATGTGCGTCACCGGTTGCCCGTACAAGAAGGTCTACTTCAACCACAAGACCGGCAAGGCCGAGAAGTGCACCCTGTGTTACCCGCGAGTCGAGGTCGGGATGCCCACGGTCTGCTCGGAGACCTGCGTGGGGCGGCTTCGATATCTCGGCGTGATCCTCTACGACGTCGACCGGGTGGGCGAGGCGGCCGCCGTCGAGAACCCGCACGACCTCTACGAGTCCCAGCTGGACTTGTTCCTGGACCCCATGGATCAGCGGGTGAGGCAGGCGGCGTTGCGTGACGGGATTCCGCAACACTGGATCGACTCCGCCGCCCGGTCGCCGATCTACACCCTCGCCAAACGATTCCGTCTGGCGCTGCCGCTGCATCCGGAGTACCGCACCATGCCGATGGTCTGGTACATCCCACCGCTGTCACCGGTGGTCGACGCGTTGAGTCGCACCGGCCACGACGGTGAGGACGCCGACAACCTGTTCGCCGCGATCGACACACTGCGAATCCCGGTGGAGTACCTGGCGGAACTGTTCTCGGCGGGAGACCCCGCACCGGTCACCGCCGCACTACAACGGTTGGCCGCCATGCGTTCTCACATGCGAGCGGTCAACCTGGAACAGACGCCCGACCCCGATATCGCCGACCGGGTCGGATTGACGGCCAGGGACATCACCGACATGTACCGGCTGCTGGCCCTGGCGAAGTACGACGACCGTTATGTCATTCCCACCGCCTACGGCGTCGACGACGCCGACCGGGGTGTCATCGAGGAGATGGGATGCAGTCTCGACTTCGAGGGCGGCCCAGGCATGTCGGGCTTCTCCGCCTCGGGTGCCCTGGGCGAGGCTTCGGGGCGAGCCACCCCGGCCACCGTCGAGAACTTCCACGCCCTGCGAATCCGGCAGTCCAGCGACGACCACGGTGACCTGTCCGGCCGGGTGAATCTGCTCAACTGGGACGGCAACGGTCGGCCGCCGGGACTGTTCCCCGACAACGACAAGTCGCAACCATGA
- a CDS encoding nitrate reductase subunit alpha: MTAETTGGRASRALLNTAVHLTRSQATPDLRAVIHSGGREGDAFYRDRWSHDKVVRSTHGVNCTGSCSWNVYVKDGIITWETQATDYPSVGPDRPEYEPRGCPRGAAFSWYTYSPTRVRYPYGRAVLIEMYRDARRRTGDPVAAWADIMADPQRRRRYQSARGKGGLVRIDWDEALEIAAAAHVHTIKQHGPDRIAGFSPIPAMSQVSHGVGARFVNLIGGSMLSFYDWYADLPVASPQVFGDQTDVPESADWWDAAYLVLWGSNVPVTRTPDAHWMAEARYRGQKVVVVSPDYSDATKFADEWLAPHPGTDGALAMAMGHVILKEYFVDKPVPAFTDYVSRYTDLPFLVRLDEHGDHHVPGKFLMAADLAEHRSTDNAAWKPVMFDEATGSTAVPTGSVGHRWGEPGEWNLKLGDIRPRLSGHGHTDDTATVALPRFDAEDETLVRGVPVMRVDGHLVTTVYDLLLAQYGVSRPGLPGDWPTGYDDADSPYTPAWQETVTSVSADRAVKIAREFAATARDSGGRAMIILGAGTNQWFHGDAMYRAFLSLLLLTGCQGVNGGGWAHYVGQEKCRTQTGWATYASGMDWSRPPRFMAATPYWYLHTDQWRYDAYAADALASPVFPDKMTGRHTADLVAASARMGWMPSYPTFDRNPITLAEQAREADTDPADFVAAELAAGRLGFAADDPDAPENWPRVLTVWRANLLGSSAKGDEYFLRHLLGTDSSVQGAEAPPAHRPTSVRWRDEAPTGKLDLLLSIDFRMTSTTLLSDIVLPAATWYEKYDLSTTDMHPFVHAFTPAIDPPWQARSDFDAFVGLSKVFSRLAEDHLGTVSDVVAVPPQHDTPGELAQPGGTVPDWRADGQTPVPGRNLPQIVTVTRDYAAIAEKLTALGPLAEESGLPVKGVSFTPDVEVGWLANAGGTVDDGVAAGRPRLDTDVKACEAILALSGTTNGRLAIQGFQRLAERTGCDLSELISDGTDRRVMFSDTQRGPTPVGASPEWSGKESRQRRYSPFTINLEHDKPWHTLTGRQHFYLDHDWMHWFGESMPIYRPPLNMSRLFGEPEFGPGPQATVTVRYLTPHSKWSIHSEYQDNLLMLTLSRGGPTIWMSPDDAAVIGAADNDWVEAVNRNGVVAARLIVSHRMPTGTVYMYHAQERVIAVPKAETTGRRGGIHNSLTRLLVKPTHLIGGYAQQSYAFNYIGPTGNQRDEITVVRKRRSEVRY; this comes from the coding sequence ATGACGGCGGAAACCACCGGTGGCCGTGCCTCACGGGCGTTGCTGAACACGGCAGTCCATCTCACGAGGTCGCAGGCGACGCCGGATCTGCGGGCCGTGATCCATTCGGGCGGCCGAGAGGGTGACGCGTTCTACCGCGACCGGTGGAGCCACGACAAGGTCGTGCGATCCACCCACGGCGTCAACTGCACCGGCTCCTGTTCCTGGAACGTCTACGTCAAGGACGGCATCATCACCTGGGAGACCCAGGCGACCGACTACCCGTCGGTGGGACCGGATCGTCCCGAGTACGAGCCCCGCGGATGCCCTCGGGGCGCGGCGTTCTCCTGGTACACGTACTCACCCACCAGGGTCCGTTATCCGTACGGACGCGCGGTGCTGATCGAGATGTATCGCGACGCACGCCGCCGGACCGGGGACCCGGTGGCGGCGTGGGCCGACATCATGGCGGATCCGCAGCGGCGGCGTCGTTATCAGTCGGCACGCGGCAAGGGCGGATTGGTGCGCATCGACTGGGACGAGGCGTTGGAGATCGCCGCCGCCGCGCACGTCCACACCATCAAGCAGCATGGTCCCGACCGGATCGCCGGGTTCTCCCCCATTCCGGCGATGTCACAGGTGTCGCACGGCGTCGGAGCCCGGTTCGTCAACCTGATCGGCGGCTCGATGCTGTCGTTCTACGACTGGTACGCCGACCTTCCGGTCGCCTCGCCGCAGGTGTTCGGCGACCAGACCGATGTGCCCGAGTCCGCCGACTGGTGGGACGCGGCCTACCTGGTCCTGTGGGGTTCCAACGTTCCGGTGACCCGGACCCCGGACGCGCACTGGATGGCCGAGGCCCGCTACCGGGGTCAGAAGGTCGTGGTGGTCTCTCCCGACTACAGCGACGCCACCAAGTTCGCCGACGAGTGGCTGGCACCGCATCCGGGCACCGACGGGGCGTTGGCCATGGCGATGGGGCACGTCATCCTCAAGGAATACTTTGTGGACAAACCGGTGCCGGCGTTCACCGATTACGTCAGCCGCTACACCGACCTGCCGTTCCTGGTGCGGCTGGACGAACACGGCGACCATCACGTCCCCGGCAAGTTCCTGATGGCAGCCGACCTGGCCGAGCACCGCTCGACCGACAACGCGGCCTGGAAACCGGTCATGTTCGACGAGGCCACCGGGTCGACGGCCGTCCCGACGGGTTCGGTGGGACATCGCTGGGGCGAGCCGGGCGAGTGGAACCTGAAGTTGGGCGACATCCGTCCCCGCCTGAGCGGCCACGGCCACACCGACGACACGGCGACCGTCGCGCTGCCACGGTTCGATGCCGAGGACGAGACGCTGGTTCGCGGTGTCCCGGTGATGCGAGTGGACGGTCACCTGGTCACCACCGTCTACGACCTCCTACTGGCCCAGTACGGGGTGTCCCGGCCGGGACTGCCCGGTGACTGGCCGACCGGCTACGACGACGCGGACAGTCCCTACACTCCCGCGTGGCAGGAGACGGTGACGTCGGTGTCGGCCGACCGGGCCGTCAAGATCGCCCGGGAGTTCGCCGCCACCGCACGCGATTCCGGTGGCCGCGCCATGATCATCCTGGGCGCCGGAACCAACCAGTGGTTTCACGGCGACGCGATGTACCGGGCGTTTCTGAGCCTGCTGCTGTTGACCGGTTGCCAGGGGGTCAACGGCGGTGGTTGGGCACACTACGTGGGCCAGGAGAAGTGCCGAACCCAGACCGGTTGGGCCACCTACGCCTCCGGAATGGACTGGTCCCGCCCACCGAGGTTCATGGCCGCCACCCCGTACTGGTATCTGCACACCGACCAATGGCGGTACGACGCCTATGCCGCCGACGCGTTGGCGTCACCGGTCTTTCCCGACAAGATGACCGGGCGGCATACCGCCGACCTGGTGGCGGCCTCGGCACGCATGGGGTGGATGCCGTCGTATCCCACGTTCGATCGCAACCCGATCACGTTGGCCGAGCAGGCGAGGGAGGCCGACACCGATCCGGCGGACTTCGTGGCGGCCGAACTGGCCGCCGGCAGACTCGGCTTCGCCGCCGACGACCCGGACGCGCCCGAGAACTGGCCCAGGGTGCTGACCGTGTGGCGGGCCAATCTGTTGGGTTCCTCGGCCAAGGGTGACGAGTACTTCCTGCGCCACCTGCTGGGGACCGACTCCAGTGTGCAGGGCGCCGAGGCGCCCCCGGCGCATCGACCGACCTCGGTGCGGTGGCGGGACGAGGCACCGACCGGAAAACTGGATCTGTTGCTGTCCATCGACTTCCGGATGACCAGCACCACGCTGCTGTCGGACATCGTGCTGCCGGCGGCGACCTGGTACGAGAAGTACGACCTGTCCACCACCGACATGCACCCGTTCGTGCACGCGTTCACGCCCGCCATCGATCCACCGTGGCAGGCACGCTCCGACTTCGACGCGTTCGTCGGACTGTCGAAGGTGTTCAGTCGCCTCGCCGAAGACCACCTCGGCACCGTGTCCGACGTCGTCGCGGTCCCACCGCAGCACGACACCCCGGGGGAGCTGGCGCAACCGGGCGGAACGGTTCCCGATTGGCGAGCCGACGGCCAGACCCCCGTGCCTGGCCGGAACCTGCCACAGATCGTGACGGTGACCAGGGACTACGCGGCGATCGCGGAGAAGCTCACCGCGCTGGGGCCGTTGGCGGAGGAATCGGGCCTGCCGGTCAAGGGGGTCAGTTTCACCCCCGATGTCGAGGTCGGGTGGCTGGCCAACGCGGGCGGCACCGTCGACGACGGCGTCGCGGCCGGGCGGCCACGGTTGGACACCGATGTCAAAGCCTGTGAGGCGATCCTGGCGCTATCGGGCACCACCAACGGCAGGCTCGCGATCCAGGGCTTTCAACGGCTGGCCGAGCGGACCGGCTGCGATCTGTCCGAACTGATCAGCGACGGCACCGATCGGCGAGTCATGTTCTCCGACACCCAGCGCGGCCCCACACCGGTGGGCGCCAGCCCCGAGTGGTCGGGGAAGGAGTCTCGGCAGCGGCGGTATTCACCGTTCACGATCAACCTGGAACACGACAAGCCGTGGCACACCCTCACCGGTCGTCAGCACTTCTATCTGGACCACGACTGGATGCACTGGTTCGGTGAGTCGATGCCGATCTACCGACCACCGTTGAACATGTCCCGTCTGTTCGGCGAACCGGAGTTCGGCCCCGGACCGCAGGCCACCGTCACGGTGCGATACCTGACACCGCACTCGAAGTGGTCGATCCACTCGGAGTATCAGGACAACCTGCTGATGTTGACGTTGTCACGCGGCGGTCCCACGATCTGGATGAGCCCCGACGACGCCGCGGTCATCGGGGCGGCGGACAACGACTGGGTCGAGGCCGTCAACCGCAACGGTGTGGTGGCGGCGCGATTGATCGTCTCCCATCGGATGCCGACGGGAACCGTCTACATGTATCACGCGCAGGAACGGGTCATCGCCGTACCGAAAGCGGAGACCACCGGCCGACGCGGTGGCATTCACAACTCGCTCACCCGGCTGTTGGTCAAACCGACCCATCTGATCGGCGGCTACGCGCAGCAGTCCTACGCGTTCAACTACATCGGCCCCACCGGGAATCAGCGCGACGAGATCACAGTGGTGCGAAAACGGCGATCCGAGGTGAGGTACTGA
- a CDS encoding MFS transporter, producing the protein MTAQSQTTTAPGAVRNLVLATSAFALTFWVWNLVGPLSKTYTQNLDLSPTQTSILVAFPVLVGALGRIPVGALTDRFGGRVMFTVICWVSIIPTLLVGMDHDSFTTLLIWGFLLGIAGTSFAIGIPFVNSWFPPHRRGFATGMFGAGMGGTALSALLTPPMAAQFGVWPTHALLAVALAVMGVVMWVFSRNAPAWQPSTEPAWPRLKDALRLPTTWQMSLLYAIAFGGFVAFSTYLPTLLTTAYHFAQTDAGIRTAGFSLAAVIARPVGGVLSDRWGPAKVCLLSFFATAVLAVALAFQPPPELPAGAAFVLMAVALGLGTGGVFALVATLVEPARVGTVTGLVGAAGGLGGYFPPLVMGVVFQLTDSYVIGFVLLAATALAVGMFTLAKFGRGRSSSISNGPGG; encoded by the coding sequence GTGACCGCCCAGAGCCAGACGACGACCGCGCCGGGAGCGGTGAGGAATCTCGTACTCGCCACCTCGGCGTTCGCGTTGACGTTCTGGGTATGGAACCTGGTCGGTCCACTGTCGAAGACCTACACCCAGAACCTCGATCTGTCACCGACCCAGACCTCCATCCTGGTGGCGTTTCCCGTTCTGGTCGGCGCCTTGGGCCGGATCCCGGTCGGTGCGTTGACCGACCGATTCGGCGGCCGGGTCATGTTCACGGTCATCTGCTGGGTCAGCATCATTCCGACCCTTCTGGTGGGAATGGACCACGACTCCTTCACCACGCTGCTCATCTGGGGATTCCTACTGGGAATCGCCGGAACCTCGTTCGCGATCGGGATTCCGTTCGTCAACTCGTGGTTTCCGCCGCATCGGCGTGGTTTCGCCACCGGCATGTTCGGTGCCGGCATGGGCGGGACCGCGTTGTCGGCGTTGTTGACGCCGCCGATGGCCGCGCAGTTCGGCGTGTGGCCGACCCACGCGCTGCTCGCGGTCGCGCTGGCCGTCATGGGGGTGGTGATGTGGGTGTTCAGCCGAAACGCCCCCGCCTGGCAGCCGAGCACCGAGCCGGCGTGGCCGCGGTTGAAGGACGCGTTGCGGTTGCCCACCACCTGGCAGATGTCGCTGCTGTACGCGATCGCCTTCGGTGGGTTCGTCGCCTTCTCCACCTATCTGCCGACGCTGTTGACCACCGCGTACCACTTCGCTCAGACCGATGCGGGCATCCGTACCGCGGGATTCTCGCTGGCCGCGGTGATCGCCCGACCCGTGGGCGGGGTGTTGTCCGACCGCTGGGGTCCGGCCAAGGTCTGTCTACTGTCGTTCTTCGCAACGGCGGTGTTGGCGGTGGCCTTGGCCTTCCAACCGCCGCCGGAACTGCCTGCCGGGGCGGCGTTCGTCCTGATGGCGGTCGCGTTGGGGCTCGGTACCGGTGGGGTCTTCGCGCTGGTGGCGACCCTGGTCGAACCGGCCCGGGTGGGAACGGTGACCGGGCTGGTCGGCGCCGCCGGCGGTCTGGGCGGCTACTTCCCACCGTTGGTGATGGGTGTGGTGTTCCAGTTGACCGACTCGTATGTGATCGGCTTCGTCCTGTTGGCCGCCACCGCGCTGGCCGTCGGGATGTTCACGCTCGCCAAGTTCGGACGAGGCCGTTCTTCATCCATTTCGAACGGTCCCGGAGGGTGA
- a CDS encoding TraR/DksA family transcriptional regulator, producing MTTKKTATKAKQPTSSAASDRKNADTKKSPAKPSATATKPTPVRSEAEIAEIRAALDERLQELRDEYQEAIVGISEMQKERLSDSAGDDQVDSGSKTVEREQEISLANSVRDRMIQVERALERLDDGDYGICERCGTAIPAARLAAFPSATLCVNCKQLEERR from the coding sequence ATGACTACGAAGAAGACTGCCACCAAGGCCAAGCAGCCCACCAGTAGTGCTGCCTCCGACCGCAAGAACGCCGACACCAAGAAGTCACCGGCCAAGCCGTCCGCCACCGCGACGAAACCGACGCCGGTGCGCTCCGAGGCCGAGATCGCCGAGATCCGGGCCGCGTTGGACGAGCGTCTGCAAGAGTTGCGTGACGAATATCAAGAGGCGATCGTGGGCATCAGTGAGATGCAGAAGGAGCGGTTGTCGGACTCGGCCGGCGACGACCAGGTGGACTCCGGATCCAAGACTGTGGAACGCGAGCAGGAGATCAGCCTGGCCAACAGCGTCCGTGATCGCATGATTCAGGTCGAGCGTGCGCTGGAACGCCTCGACGACGGTGACTACGGCATTTGTGAGCGCTGTGGAACCGCGATCCCCGCCGCACGCCTGGCGGCTTTCCCATCGGCTACGCTTTGCGTCAATTGCAAGCAACTGGAGGAACGACGCTGA
- the lspA gene encoding signal peptidase II, with the protein MWLYAAVGLGIVVSDTITKILVVTNLSPGESVTVIPGVAYLFLTRNSGAAFSLATDFTWLLSSLAVLVVIAITWYAFRQLASKPWAIGLGLIAGGATGNLMDRFFRAPGFMHGHVVDFVSVFNEYGQGFPVFNVADSSLVIGVGLVILLELTGRRIDGTRHVSSQDDS; encoded by the coding sequence ATGTGGCTTTACGCTGCCGTGGGCCTGGGAATCGTGGTGTCGGACACGATCACCAAGATTCTCGTGGTGACCAATTTGAGTCCCGGTGAATCGGTGACGGTCATTCCGGGCGTGGCGTACCTGTTCCTCACTCGAAACAGTGGAGCGGCGTTCAGCCTGGCCACTGACTTCACCTGGTTGCTGTCGAGTCTGGCGGTTCTGGTGGTCATCGCGATCACCTGGTACGCGTTTCGTCAGTTGGCGTCCAAACCCTGGGCGATCGGCCTGGGATTGATCGCCGGTGGTGCGACGGGCAACCTGATGGACCGGTTCTTCCGCGCCCCCGGCTTCATGCACGGGCACGTGGTGGACTTCGTCAGTGTGTTCAATGAGTACGGTCAGGGTTTCCCGGTGTTCAATGTGGCTGATTCCTCACTGGTCATCGGAGTGGGATTGGTGATTTTGTTGGAGCTGACCGGGCGCCGTATCGACGGCACGCGGCATGTGAGTTCTCAGGACGATTCGTGA
- a CDS encoding RluA family pseudouridine synthase produces the protein MSRQLRELPVPDGLEGVRLDQVISRMFGLSRTVAADLIVDGDVTVDGKQCPKSTRASAGTWLSVLLPEPPSPIGPPVAEPVDGLDIVYADDDIAVVDKPVGVAAHPSPGWTGPTVIAGLAAAGHRVSVHGPAERQGVVHRLDVGTSGLMVVAKSERAYSALKHAFKYREVDKRYRAVVQGHPDPLRGTIDAPIDRHPGHDYKWAVRSGGRASITHYDTLEAFPAASLVDIHLETGRTHQIRVHFSALRHPCAGDLTYGADPTLADRLGLTRQWLHAYRLGFTHPGTGEPVEFRSPDPADLARALTILRGED, from the coding sequence GTGAGCCGTCAACTGCGGGAGCTTCCGGTTCCCGACGGCTTGGAAGGCGTCCGGCTGGACCAGGTCATCTCTCGGATGTTCGGCCTGTCGCGCACCGTCGCCGCCGACTTGATCGTCGACGGTGACGTCACCGTCGACGGGAAGCAGTGTCCGAAGTCGACCCGCGCCAGCGCCGGTACCTGGCTGTCGGTGTTGTTGCCCGAGCCGCCCTCGCCGATCGGTCCACCGGTCGCCGAACCGGTCGACGGCCTGGACATCGTCTACGCCGACGACGACATCGCGGTCGTGGACAAGCCGGTGGGCGTGGCCGCCCACCCCAGTCCCGGCTGGACGGGCCCCACCGTGATCGCGGGTTTGGCCGCCGCCGGACACCGGGTCAGCGTGCACGGACCGGCCGAACGTCAGGGCGTCGTGCACCGGCTGGACGTGGGCACCAGCGGGTTGATGGTCGTGGCCAAGAGCGAGCGCGCCTACTCGGCGTTGAAGCACGCGTTCAAGTACCGCGAGGTCGACAAGCGATACCGCGCGGTGGTCCAGGGGCATCCCGATCCGTTGCGCGGCACCATCGATGCACCGATCGACCGTCACCCGGGCCACGACTACAAGTGGGCGGTGCGCTCGGGTGGCCGGGCCAGCATCACCCACTACGACACGTTGGAGGCGTTCCCGGCCGCCAGCCTGGTCGACATTCACCTGGAAACCGGTCGCACCCACCAGATCCGGGTGCACTTCTCGGCGTTGCGCCATCCGTGTGCCGGTGACTTGACTTACGGCGCCGACCCGACGCTGGCCGACCGGCTCGGTTTGACCAGGCAGTGGTTGCACGCCTATCGGCTCGGGTTCACCCACCCGGGCACCGGCGAACCGGTGGAGTTCCGCAGCCCCGATCCGGCGGACCTGGCCCGGGCGCTTACCATTCTGCGCGGCGAGGACTGA